A region from the Desulfurobacterium pacificum genome encodes:
- the pdxA gene encoding 4-hydroxythreonine-4-phosphate dehydrogenase PdxA, whose protein sequence is MLKKSRGNPSGGRKIQQPTAIGITLGDPSGVGSEILLKSLNFLRSLPYKFLIYGSKSALSYYAKALNLPFNLPPNASLIETYPLKTTVPGKPDFDAAKAQIEYIKKAVEDAKKGKISAIVTLPINKETAAKGGFKFPGHTEFLAHLFGTKNFAMMLANEKLKVVLVTTHVALKDVPKLITEEKILTTLHLIHKTLKNPKIAVAALNPHAGEGGLFGDEEIKIIAPAVEKAKSEGINAVGPISSDTVFVRAVKGEFDVVLCMYHDQGLIPIKLLGFGNSVNVTLGLPVIRTSVDHGTAYDIAGKGIANPESFQLAVKTAIDLLTATS, encoded by the coding sequence ATTCTTAAGAAGAGCAGAGGAAACCCTTCAGGAGGTAGAAAAATACAACAACCAACAGCAATAGGCATAACGTTAGGTGACCCTTCAGGCGTAGGGAGCGAAATACTATTAAAATCTCTAAACTTCCTTCGCTCCCTTCCCTATAAATTCCTTATCTACGGCTCTAAAAGCGCCCTTTCATACTACGCTAAAGCGTTAAATCTTCCTTTCAATCTACCCCCAAACGCCAGCTTAATAGAAACCTATCCGCTTAAAACAACAGTTCCTGGAAAACCAGACTTTGACGCAGCCAAAGCACAGATAGAGTACATAAAAAAAGCAGTTGAAGACGCTAAAAAAGGAAAAATAAGCGCAATCGTTACCCTCCCCATAAACAAAGAAACCGCAGCAAAGGGCGGATTTAAATTCCCCGGCCACACAGAATTTTTAGCTCACCTCTTTGGCACAAAAAACTTTGCAATGATGCTGGCAAACGAAAAGCTGAAAGTCGTTTTAGTAACCACCCACGTAGCTCTAAAAGACGTTCCTAAACTCATCACCGAAGAAAAAATCCTCACCACCCTCCACCTCATCCACAAAACCCTCAAAAACCCAAAAATCGCCGTTGCAGCTCTCAACCCCCACGCAGGCGAAGGTGGACTGTTCGGAGACGAAGAAATAAAAATAATCGCGCCGGCAGTAGAAAAGGCAAAAAGTGAAGGAATAAACGCCGTAGGACCCATCTCCTCAGATACCGTCTTTGTAAGAGCCGTAAAAGGAGAGTTTGACGTAGTCCTCTGCATGTATCACGACCAGGGACTAATTCCAATAAAACTTTTGGGGTTCGGAAACTCGGTAAACGTAACGTTAGGACTTCCCGTAATCAGAACTTCCGTTGACCACGGAACAGCCTACGACATAGCAGGCAAAGGCATAGCAAACCCTGAAAGCTTCCAGTTAGCCGTAAAAACGGCAATAGACCTCTTGACAGCCACAAGCTGA